The genome window TCTATACCTGGGTTAAGTTCGGTAAATAATCCTGATCCTGTCACAAATGGTTATGATGCTGAAAGTGATAAAAGTCTATTAGAAAGATATTATGCAAAAGTTAGGACTCCAGCAACTAGTGGTAATAGACATCATTATGCAAACTGGGCTAAAGAAGTAATAGGAGTAGGGGAAGTAAAGATTATACCACTTTGGAATGGAAATGGCACAGTAAAAATAGTTATAGTAAATCAAAATAAAATGGTAGCAGATGATGAACTTATTCAAAGAGTGTTTAATTATATAGAAGATGTAAGGCCTATAGGAGCTACAATAACAGTAACAAGTGCTACTCCTCAGAGTATAGATATAGACTCAATAGTAACATTATCACAAGGATATCAATTGAATGATGTATTAAATAAATTCAAAGAAAAGGTGGAGAGCTATAGAAAGGATGTAGCGTTGAAAGATAACTATATTAGTTATGCAGCTATAGGAAATATTCTTTTTAATATAGAAGGAGTATTGGATTATAAAGATTTAAAATTAAACAATAAAATGGAAAGTATCGTACTTGGAGAAGAAGAAGTTCCAATTATAAATTCTGTTAATCTGGCGGTGATGTAATGGTAGAATCACAGAAAATTAATGAATTTATACCAAATTTAATGAAGTATACACATAAAGATTATTTGAACTCTAAATATATGACCCAGTTGCAAAATGGTATAGCTAAAGAATTTGGAATGATTGCTTATTATATTGAAGATATATATAAGCAATTTTTTATAGATACTGCAACATGGGGACTAAGTGTCTATGAAAAAGAACTAGGATTACAAAGTAATTCAAGTTTATCTTATGAAGAAAGAAGAGAGATAATTAAAGCTAAGCTTAGAGGAGCAGGCACCGCAACAAAACAAATGATAAAAGATACGGCAGAAGCTTTTAGTGGCGGACAAGTTGAGATAATAGAACATTCTAATAAATATTATATTGAAATACATTTTATAGGAACTATAGGAATACCAAAGAATATGAAATCTTTTGA of Gottschalkia purinilytica contains these proteins:
- a CDS encoding baseplate J/gp47 family protein translates to MFENQTEEAIKQRILDRIDNSMSKIEGTLTHDAISPTSIELAQTYINLDYIANKLDIDSLEGAELEQRIKERTGIERKPATKATTNVVIHGSVGAEIRKGDIVGSNSVNFISLENKTIGEEGYTNVNIECERFGTVGNVPTGAINFFPISIPGLSSVNNPDPVTNGYDAESDKSLLERYYAKVRTPATSGNRHHYANWAKEVIGVGEVKIIPLWNGNGTVKIVIVNQNKMVADDELIQRVFNYIEDVRPIGATITVTSATPQSIDIDSIVTLSQGYQLNDVLNKFKEKVESYRKDVALKDNYISYAAIGNILFNIEGVLDYKDLKLNNKMESIVLGEEEVPIINSVNLAVM
- a CDS encoding putative phage tail protein; protein product: MVESQKINEFIPNLMKYTHKDYLNSKYMTQLQNGIAKEFGMIAYYIEDIYKQFFIDTATWGLSVYEKELGLQSNSSLSYEERREIIKAKLRGAGTATKQMIKDTAEAFSGGQVEIIEHSNKYYIEIHFIGTIGIPKNMKSFENMINEIIPAHLGYNFKFRFITWGMMKDASLIWNDLTTKTWEQARTLNLESGE